In Dictyoglomus sp. NZ13-RE01, the sequence TCCCCAATTTGAGAAATACTGTCCCTGAAGAAGTGCGATTGCAATAGGAAGGGTTCTTTTTTCCGGAGAAGTAATAACAATCAATGGCCATAGGAATAGGTTCCATGCATAGATGAAGACTAAAAGACCAAAAGAAGTAGTGATAGGTTTGGAAAGTGGCATCATGATTTTCCAGAAGACTTGCCAAAGGCTTGCGCCGTCTACAATTGCAGCCTCTTCCATTTCAATAGGTAAAGATAAAAAGTGTTGTCTATATAGAAATATTCCGAATATGCTAAAGATCTCAAGTAAGATAACTCCAGTTAATGTATTAACTAATTTTAGATATTTAAGGATGAGATATCTTGGAATAAGAAGAACTATTCCTGGAAGCATGAGAACTGAAACAAATAACAAGAAAATTAAATCTTTAAAAGGAAAATATAACCTTGCGAAGGCATAACCTGTTATAGCACATAAAATTATTTGAATTATAACTAATGATAAGGTAATAAATACAGAGTTAAGAAAATATCTACCAAAATCAAGTTTTGAAAATAATTCTATATAGTTGGAAATTATTGGATGAAATGGAATAAAATGAGGTGGAATTGCGGAAGCTTCTTGTACAGTCATAAAAGATATGGATAGCATAAACCAATAAGGAAGAACCATTATAATAGCGCCAATAATTAATAAAATAGTTATTATAATTTTACTCATAGTATACCCACCTTTTTTGTAAACGGAATTGTATTATTGTTAAAATTAACAGGATAAAATACAATACCCAGGAAATTGCTACACCATATCCCATTCTAAACCAGTTAAATCCATTTCTATAGATATAATAAACGAGAGTATGAGTAGCATAACCAGGTCCACCTCTTGTTAATATGAAGACAGCTTCAAACATTTGAACTGTTCCTATTATTTCCATTATCAAAACAAAAAATATGATTGGAGTCATGAGAGGAATAGTGATATGAAATAAAATATCTTTAGGTTTTGCGCCATCTAAAGAAGCAGCCTCATAATAAATAGAAGGAATATTTTGTAAACCTGCTAAGAAGAGAATAATGTTATAACTAAGCCCTCCCCAAATTCCAGCAATTGCTAAGGCAGGTAGAGCAAATCTTTTATCAGTAAGCCAATAAATGGTTTTAAAACCAAATAATCTTAAGAAGGTATTTAATAAGCCATATTCTGGCTGATAAAACCATGCCCAAACAAAAGCGATAGCAACAGTTGCAGATACAGTAGGAAGGAAATATAAAGTTCTAAGAAATTTAATAAACTTGCCCTCCCTATTAAGACCAACAGCTATAAGGAAGCTAAGGATAATTACAGAAGGAACAACATAAAGTGAATAAAGGAAAGAATTCTTTAAAGAAATCCAAAAAACTTTGTCATTTAGTATTCTTCTAAAATTTTCTAAGCCAATAAATTTAGGAGGGGTCACAGCATCATATTCTGATAAAGCTAATCTAAATGACATTATAAATGGGATATAATAAGAAAGTGCAGCAAAAATGAAAGATAAAATTGTAAAAAGGACAAAATATTGTGCTTGTTTTGATTTTGGGATGCCTCCTAAAACTTTCATTCTGTTTACCTCCAAAATTAGATGGGGGGAGGGTCATCCCCTCCCCCCATTGTTTTATTATTTAGAATACTCTTCAATTATACCATTAATTTCTTCGGTTGCCTCTTTAAGCCCATCTTCTAATTCTAATCTTCCAGCAACTATTTCTTGAACGTAATAACCTTCCCATCTATCAAAGAACCATTTACTTCCACCAGGAGTTCTTGGGAATGGATATGTATATTTTGAAGAGTCAATGAAGACTTTTGCATCTTTGTCTTTTCCATACTTTGCAAAGTTTGCTGCCCAAAGGAGATCAGTCCCTTTATAGGCAGGAATTACAGCGCCAGACTTTCCTAAAATCTCTGCAGCCTCTTTGCTGGCAAGCCACTTTACGAAGGTCCATGCAGCTTCTACATTCTTTGATTTGGACCAAATGACATTCCCTAAGGAGTTAGAGATATTTGCTCTTTTCCCTGTATTGGACTTTGGTAGCATAGCTACACCCCATTTAAAATCTTTAATATTGGCAGCGTAGAAGCCCATCATCCATGAACCTGCAAAATTCATAGCGGATCTTCCAGAGAAGAATAAGTCTTCTGATACTGCACCAGGTTGTGGGGCATATCCTTTATCTGTAAGCTCTTTTGCAAAAGCAAAAGCCTGCTTTGCCTCAGGTGAATCAAATAGAAC encodes:
- a CDS encoding sugar ABC transporter permease, coding for MSKIIITILLIIGAIIMVLPYWFMLSISFMTVQEASAIPPHFIPFHPIISNYIELFSKLDFGRYFLNSVFITLSLVIIQIILCAITGYAFARLYFPFKDLIFLLFVSVLMLPGIVLLIPRYLILKYLKLVNTLTGVILLEIFSIFGIFLYRQHFLSLPIEMEEAAIVDGASLWQVFWKIMMPLSKPITTSFGLLVFIYAWNLFLWPLIVITSPEKRTLPIAIALLQGQYFSNWGVIMAGGVIASIPPILLFLFAQKNFIEGITFTGIK
- a CDS encoding sugar ABC transporter permease — encoded protein: MKVLGGIPKSKQAQYFVLFTILSFIFAALSYYIPFIMSFRLALSEYDAVTPPKFIGLENFRRILNDKVFWISLKNSFLYSLYVVPSVIILSFLIAVGLNREGKFIKFLRTLYFLPTVSATVAIAFVWAWFYQPEYGLLNTFLRLFGFKTIYWLTDKRFALPALAIAGIWGGLSYNIILFLAGLQNIPSIYYEAASLDGAKPKDILFHITIPLMTPIIFFVLIMEIIGTVQMFEAVFILTRGGPGYATHTLVYYIYRNGFNWFRMGYGVAISWVLYFILLILTIIQFRLQKRWVYYE